AAACAAAGTCTAGTAACCGTGTGATGGAGCTAGTGTCTGTTGGTTAAAGAGATGCTTGTACTTTGGCGGAAAACACTATAAGAAATCACGTGGctatcttttttttataagctatatCTGGAACTGCCTAATTTAGGTGGAcatactatttgaataaacaaatagaatgttgagtTCCCAAGGCATTGACAATACGTATAACCATGAAATGTGCATGGGTTATACCTCTGCATTCTACGTTGTCTTTTAAGGTCACTTGTCAACCGCCGACTTGTGTCCTTCTCTCTTCAACTTAATCTTCAATGTCAGTTGAATAGAAAGTTTGTGATGCAGACAACATTGGAAACATTCATGTTTTTTAACAGCATTATTTGACCAAGTGTTTTTTGCTGCTTCTACATCTTCTGCCGGTTCTTTTTTGGTCTTTTGTTGGGTCAGCATCCATCCCTCATGCTAGTTATGAAGAACCAGTATACTTAACTATTTTAAGCTATTTTAAGCTGATAGTTAAGGCAGCAAACCTCAAACACTCAGGACCAACTTACATTTTTGCTGGTTACACACAACTAACATATGTTGGATGTTAACAACTCAGTGCTGCTGGTGGTTTgcacataattaaatccttaattctaTAGGGGACTCAACACTATCATTTCTTACCTAGCGAACCCACATAAATCTTCCTAGTCTGCATGATAGCGCCATTCCTTTGGAGCACAGCTTCATAAGCTTGATAATGATTTTCAAATTTAACGAATGCAAACTTGCGATCTTGCTTCCAAGAAATGCCTAAAATCTTGCCAAACCATTTAAAAACAATCGAGGTACTTAGGGGTGAGGTTTTGAGGGATAATTTTCCAAGAAAAATACTTGAAGTGAAATTAGAATTTGAACAAGTTTTTTCTTTATTAGTGTTCATTCCAATGAAAGCTAATTGTTGAAATTGATTGCGGACTGGGATTGAATTAGGATATGAAGGTTTGAAATGGGAGAATGATTGACGATGATGGGTTTGGAAAGGGTAATTGTTTGGAAAAGGGGGTGAATGGAAGGTTTGAAAAGTGGGTTGAGTGTTAGAGAAGACCATGCTTCTAGAGTTCGGGGATATGATGATAGATATCCATTCACCACATAAGTGTTAAATTTATTAACAATCAAACTTATTTTtagtatgtttatgttattttgccTTATTTGTGGTGTTTTCTAGTATTTTGTGCAGGCTTTAACATTCTTATGATTCCCAAGGGACCAGTTTTGACATTATCAAAAGTAGATGGACTGCTGAGGTTGTGTAAAGAAGATTCAAGGATGTTTTAGCTATTTTCTCCATTATAAAAGAGAATATGATTTAGGGTTCTAGCAGTTTTCACGATTTCATCATCTGCTTCATCATATCTCCCTCAAAGGAAAACCCTAGTTCATATTTTGTGAAGAATCAGTTCTTTTGATTCTTCTGTTTCAGTTTTATTTCATTCTTATCAGTCTTTGATTGTGTATTCTTAAATCTCAAACATCTTGAGACTTATTTTGATTTGTTCTCTGATTAGGGATTGTGTAATTTTGGCTAATAGTTGAAGTTTTCTGCTACTCCAGAAGTTTATTGTATTCTGTATATGAATttttcatggtatcagagcggaaTACGATCGATTGGTGATTTTGTTCTTCATTCTAGAGTTTGAAGGGTTTCTTCTAGAGCTGTTCTTGTTTCTGTTGATATTGTGTTATCACAATTGTTAAAGGTTTTGTGACGGTTTATTGTTGCTGTAGTGaagattccctaattcttagggttAGGGTTTTCTGGTTTAAAAGTGGTGATCTGTTGgtgcttgaaagttcttgtatcTTCTTCTGCTGTGATTCTTCTTGTCTTCCGCTGTAATTTCTCTTGTGTTCTCAACTCTGGTTGATCTACAAAGGGGAGTCTCGGATTTATTCGTGTTATTTCTTGTGTGTTTATTTGTttttctttaaatttttttttatcttgTCTTGCTGTTACTTGGTTTCTTGTTGATTATTTGTATGTTTATATTATTGCTTTCATTATGGGTGATGAAACTGCTCTTACTCTTATTAATAAACTTGATTTTAGTGATCCACTTTATTTGCATCCTAGTGATACTACTGGTACACCACTTGTTTCTGTCAAATTAAAAGGAACTGAAAATTATAATATCTGGAGTAGATCTGTTTTGCTTGCTTTAGGTACTAAAAATAAAGTTGGATTTATTGATGGTACATGTGTAAAAAATACTACTGATGATGTGCTTGCTAGACAGTGGGATAGATGTAATTCTGTTGTGTTAACATGGTTACTTGGATCTTTAAGTGAATAATTGTATTCTGGTTCTATTTTCTCTGTGGATGCTGCTACTGTGTGGAAGGATTTAAAAGATACTTATGATAAAATAGATGGATCTGTTATCTTTAATCTGTATCAAAATATAAATACTGTTAAACAATGTAATAGTACATTAGCTGAATACTATCATAAGTTAAGTTTTTTGTGGGTTCAGTATGATGTCATGATCAAATTGACTAAATGCACTTGTGATGCTGCTCAAACTAATCAAACTCATAATAATATGTTAAGATTGAAGCAGTTTCTTATGAGATTAAATGACTGTTATATTGCTTTTAGGAGTAATTTACTTCTTAGAGATCCTTTGCCTAATGTTAAAACTGCTTATTCTGTGATTTCTAGAGAAGAGTCTCATAGAAGTGTTATTAATGGTGAATCTAGTAAACCTTAGAATTCTGTGTTTTTATCTCAATCTGATACTAATAGTACTGTTGTTAACTATAGTAACACTAATAGAAATAATAACTTTAACAGAGGAAATGCAGGCACAAatacttttaatagaaatgtcaactCTAACTTAAAATGCACAAAGTGTAATAGGGTTGGTCATACTATTGATAGGTGTTTTGAAGTTGTGGGTTATCCATCTAATTGGAAGAGAAAACTCTTTGTTAATAAgttcaataataataaaagtgttactAACAACAATGCTGTTAGTAGTAATTCTGATGTTTCAGGTTCAAGCAATATGAATCTTACAAATGATCAAATGATGAGACTCCTATCTCTAATAAATGAAAAGAATCCTGTAAATGAAATTGCTAATGATAACATGGCAGGTACTGTTTTTAATGGGAGTAAGAAGTTCAATGAAAATTTTGGTACATTTTTTAATGCAAATGGATgtttaataaataataaaagtaaaagtTGGATTGTAGATTCTGGTGCAAATCAACATATGACTGATTCTATTCAAGGTTTAACTAATGTTTTTGATGTAACTTATTTAAATCTAACTGTTGGACATCCTAATGGTACAAAAGCTCTTATTAGAAAAATAGGTGATTTAAACttaaccaaaaatattgttttgcaCAATGTGTTAGTTATACCTGAATATTGTGTAAGTCTGCTTTCTGTGTATAAACTTTCTAAGGATAATGATTTATTTGTTGGTTTTGATAAGTCTAAGTGTTACATTCAGGACTTGAAGCTAGGGACAATTGTAGGGACTGGTGATATGTATGATGGTCTCTATGTATTTGATGTAAGCAATTCTGTGTGTATGAATGTTTGTTTCTCTGAAAATAAAAGTTATATATCTAAACAATTATGGCATTCTAGACTTGGTCATCCTTCTGATCATGTTCTAGATATTTTGAAAAAGAAAATTGCTataactaattatgataaaaagttAATTGAACCTTGTGATATTTGCCATTAGGCAAAGCAGACAAGGGATTCTTTTCCTCTCAGTGATCATAAAACTACAAGTCTAGGTGAATTGGTTCATCTTGATTTGTGGGGACATTTCAAAGTTCAAAGTAGAGATGGATTTAAATATTTTTTAACTGTggttgatgatttttctagatgtGTTTGGATATATTTAATTAAACATAAAGATGAAGTTACTCATCAAATTAAAAGTTTTGTTTCTTTCTTAGAAACACAATTTTCTAAACAAGTTAAAACCTTTAGGTCTGATATTGGATCTGAATTTGTTAATAATCAAACTAATGAGTTTTTTAATTCCAAAGGAATTTTACATCAAACATCATGTGTTTACACTCCTCAACAGAATGGTATTGTAGAGAAGAAACATAGACACTTGCTTAATGTTGCAAGAGCTCTTATGTTTCAAGGGGGGATACCTCTTAATATGTGGAGTGATTGTGTTCTAACTGCATGTTACTTAATTAACAGGACTCCTTCATCTGTGCTCTCTGGTCTGTCTCCTTATGAAGTAATTTTTAAGAAAACTCCTAGTCTCTCTCAATTAAGAGTTTTTGGTTGTCTTTGTTATGCTGTTGATTTAAAACCTAAACATAAATTTAGTAGCAGGTCTGTGCAGTGTGTTTTTATTGGCTATTCAAATCAAAAAAAGGGTTATAAACTTTTTAATATTGAAAATAAAAGTGTGTTGTTTTCTAGAAATGTTAAGTTTTATGAAATTATTTTTCCTTTCAAAATTAAAAGGTTTTTTGATAATTGTGATAGTAGAAGTGATTTGAATCAAATTAATTTTTTGATTGTGTTTTAAGTCAATCAAATTCTCTAAGTCCCAATGATGAGGAGAGAGACATCAGTGATGGTGAGGGTAGTAGTGGTACTTGTCCTTTAAGAGATGAGTGTCCTACTGATGGTAATGCTAGTGACACTTGTCCTTCAAGTGATGAGTGCCCTATTTCAACACCTTTGGACAATTCCACATCTCCTGAGGGCACAAGTCATTCTGAACCTGTTGTTGATCAAAACTTAAGGAGATCAACCAGAGAGACTAATATTCCGAAGAAATTTGATGATTATGTTTTTGAAGGAAAAGTTAAATATGGTGTTGAAAGAGTTGTGAATTATTCAATGCTTAATTCTGATAATTGATGTTTTGTGTCTAACTTGAATAAATCTGTTGAACATAAGACTTATAAACAGGCTGCATGTGATCAAAATTGGGTAGATGCTATGAATCTTGAAAAGGCTGCTTTAAATAGAAATAATACTTGAGAAATTACTGAATTACCTCCTGATAGAATACCTATAGGTAATAAATGGGTTTATAGAATCAAATATAAGTCTAATGGTGAAATAGAAAGGTATAAACAAGGCTTGTGGCTAAAGGGTATAGTCAACAAGAAGGTATTGACTATGAAGAAACCTTTTCTCCTGTTGTAAAACATGCTACTATTAGATGCATTGTTACTCTTGATGTTAATAACAACTGGCCTATGTTTCAATTAGATGTTAATAATGCATTTCTATATGGTGATTTATATGAAGAAGTTTATATGACTTTGCCTGAAGGATATTTTTCTGAAAATGATAATAGAGTATGCAAACTTAACAAGTctctttatggacttaaacaagctcctAGGCAATGGAATGAAAAATTAAACTCTGCTCTTGTTGAACATGGTTTTAAACAAAGTACATGTGATTACTCATTATATGTTAAGTCTTCTGATAATGTGTTTATTGCTATTTTggtatatgttgatgacattgttgtAACTGGTAATAGTCTGAATGAAATTGAGAAGTTTAAATTGTTCTTGAAGTCAAAATTTCAAATAAAAGATCTTGGCAAGTTGAAATATTTTCTTGGAATTGAAATTTTAAATAATGAAAAAggtattttgtgacgacccggaagtttccatccaaatttaaacttaatctttatatgatttcgacacgataagcaaagtctgtaatgtcaagtctcaaaaattttgaactgtttcatatattcaattgaccttcgactgttcccgacgattcacgaataactatttgtaaatagatatgtatatatttaaatacatatatatatataatttgaaatataatttatgatgaaattgttagaaattaattatgtaaaaataataattagtatttaaaGCATACCTATATGtgaataaagtatattgaataagtATATATAGTTTCGAAGTTATGTTATAGTCGTCAGtaatgctcaattgtcattcgatcgataggaaacaagttaaattcaaacttataagaTTTTaagaataaacggtgatccgagttatataaattatagcttcattaaaaatatatttagaatatattttgataaattttAATACTCTGTACATTTTTACTTGGGACTGAGTGCAAATAATTAATCAACTCATTATAATTGATTTTACACCCTAAacgaccgaaataaataaatatatttaatataaaaatttgagattttttcgaagacttttattcgccactgattaaacaacggagcacgaaataTTGATTTGCAAAATAGATGTCGACAAGGATACTGCCAATTGACACTGCTATactatttcctttatatttaaACATGTGATTCCTTTTTGCTTAATAATTCTGCTTTCCACTTTATCATATttatatatgatatttttttttcacCCACTTGAATTGAATAATTGCTCGAGCCTTTTAATGCTTCTATAGATTTGTTAACAAAAACTCTAACACCATCATATCCTATTACACTAGAACAGTTTTCCATAGAACAACAATACCATCTTCATTCTAGTTTCAAGATCAAACCACATTCATTAAACCATGGTAAGGCTCCCAATATTTTTTTCTTTCTCCTAATAGCCACAATCAGGTTCCGTTTTCAATCTAGATTGCTTGAGCTGGCGACTAGGCGACTAGACCAACAGCACCAAGGATTGAATCCTACTTCCATCATCATGTGTAGATTATGTGGGTCAATCTATGGTTGGGGAAACAACATGATAAGGACTCTAATGTCTTCGCAAATGAAGCATACTAATACGCTATAGAAATTAAAGTCACCACCTTTCATCGCTTTTGGTTTTCGCCATTGTTGCTCTAATCAAAACTCgcgtatttttctttttctttactTATATTACATACTCTGTATAATGTATCATTCTTCACCATGGTTTCTATTTGTTTGTTAATTGCTGAATCCATAAATTATATTCGATCCACCCAAGAACACACCACCCATCTCACCACGTTGATAAAACTTGATGTTTGAAGATCTGCTACACTTCCAAATTTTCTGTTTCTTTCCTTTTGATCAAACAATGCTACTACTACATCTATAATCTGTTTCCTGTTTAGTTTCAAAACCAACCACCACCACTGTTTTCTTCTCCACCAACCACCAACAATCCCTGCAGCTGCTTGATTGTTTGTTTTTCTATTTTGCAACTCAAACAACACCACCACAATCCACCATCAGTCACCATTACAACCACCACTATCTACAACCTCCAATCCCATCATAACCACCACTTGGTTGCTATTATAATTGTTTCCTGATGTTTCTATTTCATCACAcattgaacatcatcatcatcaacatagaACCCACTACATCACCCCCATTCGACAAACCTGCAAcactttttttctttttctgtttctcaGCTCATGTTCTAGcagtttctgtttctgttttcaaTCGTGAAGAACCAATTCAAAATCTTGCTGCTGCTGTTTTAATTAAACGACAATGATGATGATGCTGAGATTTATTTTTCTATGATGATGAAAATAATTAGATAAATTGATGATGATAAGTATCGTTTCTGTTTCACTTTTTCCTAACGAGAGAAACCCACCACCAAAGTGACAGATAATCAATTTTGTTTTAATTCTCCACATATCACGAAACCCTTTTACTTAGCTGTTGTCGGCCACTAAATTTTTTTTTAAGTGTATTGTATACCGAAAAGCCTTGATTTAATTGATGAACTTTGGGCTGAGATTTTCGTTCTCTGATTGGGCCGAATATGAAGCATGATGTTGGGCCATGGGTTTGCAAATGGATTATTGTACCATGGACTTCTAGTGTTGGGTTGTTTCTTGTTGGACCGAGAGatggattatgatgatgataaccaTACATGATAGAGGATGATAAATGAAGTTCACTATAATGATTATGATCAGGTCAATGATGATTCAAAACAGAAAACCaagttaaaagatattaaaatcttaataataatagaaaaactgatatggtgtaatggttaaggatgttatcgggctagcgggaggtcgcgggttcaaacccggacttgggcattttttttaggactacttctttgaggtagtttacttattattattattattattattattattattattattattattattattattattattattattattattattattattattattattattattattattattattattattattattatgattaatgattaatgttattaaaatgttaaggttaggtttaagaataaaattaaggattaagtttatgatttaaagtaggttaatgatatgattatgattattaagaaaaagtatgaTTAAGCTTATGacaaatacttattattatttttgaaaattattaatattattattattattattattaaaactattattattattattattattattattattattattattattattaaaaactatcatgtttattaaaatcattatttttaacaatattagtattattatttttatcattatgattattatccttaatagtattataattatcattaataagaatcattattattaatatatcattattgttaatattaaaatattttaatgaaacacataagttataaaatgatatcactagAAAATAGGTATATAAATCTATTTAttacaattagaggtgttaatatatatacttgatataggttcgtgaatccgagatcaaccctgcattgttcagttccgtcgtatgcatatttttactacaaaatatcgtattgtgagtttcatttgctccctttttaaatgcttttgcaatatatatttttgggactgagaatacatgcgctgcttttataaatgttttacaaaatagacacaaataatcgaaattacattctatggttggattatcgaaattgaatatgccccttttagcttggtagcctaagaattagggaactggcccctaattgacgcgaatcctaaagatagatctatgggcactaacaagccccagtcagagaatttgaactgctttagtacttcgattttatcatgtccgaaaggagtcccagaatgatggggatattctatatgcatcttgttaatgtcggttaccaggtgttcaatccatatgaatgatttttatctctatgtatgggatatatattaatgagaaatggaaatgaaaatcttgtggtctattaaaaatgatgaaaatgaatgtttataataaactaatgaactcaccaaccttttggttgacact
This window of the Rutidosis leptorrhynchoides isolate AG116_Rl617_1_P2 chromosome 7, CSIRO_AGI_Rlap_v1, whole genome shotgun sequence genome carries:
- the LOC139859916 gene encoding uncharacterized protein, which encodes MGDETALTLINKLDFSDPLYLHPSDTTGTPLVSVKLKGTENYNIWSRSVLLALGTKNKVGFIDGTCVKNTTDDVLARQWDRCNSVVLTWSNLLLRDPLPNVKTAYSVISREESHRSVINGSSNMNLTNDQMMRLLSLINEKNPVNEIANDNMADSGANQHMTDSIQGLTNVFDVTYLNLTVGHPNGTKALIRKIGDLNLTKNIVLHNVLVIPEYCDLKLGTIVGTGDMYDGLYVFDAKQTRDSFPLSDHKTTSLGELVHLDLWGHFKVQSRDGFKYFLTVVDDFSRCVWIYLIKHKDEVTHQIKSFVSFLETQFSKQVKTFRSDIGSEFVNNQTNEFFNSKGILHQTSCVYTPQQNGIVEKKHRHLLNVARALMFQGGIPLNMWSDCVLTACYLINRTPSSVLSGLSPYEVIFKKTPSLSQLRVFGCLCYAVDLKPKHKFSSSQSNSLSPNDEERDISDGEGSSGTCPLRDECPTDGNASDTCPSSDECPISTPLDNSTSPEGTSHSEPVVDQNLRRSTRETNIPKKFDDYVFEGKVKYGVERVVNYSMLNSDN